A single window of Candidatus Dormiibacterota bacterium DNA harbors:
- a CDS encoding SDR family oxidoreductase, producing the protein MSDRFRDKTAVVTGGGSGLGRAMALAFAAEGARVCVIGRRQEKLDETAALAPSGSIFGLCADVRDAQRVEAVAGEIVERTGSIDVLVNNAAGNFIVPSEQLSPNGFKSVVDIVLLGTFHCTRFAFDALRASRGAILNIVATYAWSGEPGVLHSASAKAGVLAMTRTLAAEWGRYGIRANAIAPGPIHTEGTDKNLWGAGVDEAVRKEIPLGRLGSPEDVARAALWLCSDEASWVSGATLCVDGAHWLHGGTLDFLR; encoded by the coding sequence TTGAGCGACCGCTTTCGCGACAAAACGGCCGTCGTAACCGGCGGCGGAAGCGGCTTAGGCCGCGCGATGGCGCTGGCGTTTGCGGCGGAAGGCGCGCGCGTCTGCGTGATCGGGCGACGGCAAGAGAAGCTCGACGAAACGGCCGCGCTCGCGCCGAGCGGCAGCATCTTCGGTCTTTGCGCCGACGTGCGCGACGCGCAACGGGTGGAAGCGGTCGCGGGCGAGATCGTCGAACGCACCGGAAGCATAGACGTGCTCGTGAACAATGCGGCCGGAAACTTCATCGTGCCGTCGGAGCAACTGTCGCCGAATGGCTTCAAGAGCGTCGTCGACATCGTTCTGCTCGGCACGTTCCACTGCACGCGTTTCGCCTTCGATGCATTGCGCGCGAGCCGTGGGGCGATTCTCAACATCGTCGCGACCTATGCGTGGAGCGGCGAACCCGGCGTGCTGCATTCGGCGAGCGCCAAAGCCGGCGTTCTCGCGATGACGCGGACGCTCGCGGCGGAGTGGGGGCGCTACGGGATTCGTGCGAATGCCATCGCTCCCGGGCCGATTCACACCGAGGGCACGGACAAAAATCTCTGGGGTGCCGGCGTCGACGAGGCGGTGCGCAAGGAGATTCCGCTGGGGCGGCTCGGCAGCCCCGAGGACGTGGCGCGCGCGGCGCTCTGGCTCTGCTCGGACGAGGCGTCGTGGGTGAGCGGCGCGACGCTCTGCGTGGACGGCGCGCATTGGTTGCACGGCGGGACGCTCGACTTCCTCAGATGA